In Candidatus Jordarchaeales archaeon, the following are encoded in one genomic region:
- a CDS encoding thiamine pyrophosphate-dependent enzyme: MALKELPLHEYLAPGHRLCAGCGEGVALRQILKAFDEPPIICNATSCLEVSTTPFPYTAWRTPWIHAAFECTAAVAAGVEAAQKVLLRKGKKKKWDVVLALAGDGGTYDIGLQALSGALERGHKFVYVCYTNDAYMNTGIQRSGATPKAAWTTTSPAGKVIPGKMEWQKDLMKIVVAHDIPYAATVSPSYPMDLQRKMKKAINADGPAFILALTPCPRGWRTPPHLTIELGRLAVQTCMFPLYEVENGQYRITLRPKRKLPVEYYLRPQGRFSHLFTPKIRRDIIDAIQAHTDKKWQELQKLEQLTQQ; this comes from the coding sequence ATGGCATTGAAGGAACTACCCCTACACGAGTACCTTGCACCCGGACACAGGCTCTGCGCAGGTTGCGGTGAAGGCGTGGCTCTACGGCAGATACTGAAGGCCTTCGACGAGCCTCCTATAATATGCAACGCCACCTCTTGCTTAGAGGTTTCAACCACACCGTTCCCCTACACCGCTTGGAGGACTCCTTGGATACACGCCGCGTTCGAGTGCACGGCAGCAGTTGCGGCCGGCGTAGAGGCAGCACAGAAAGTCCTACTGCGCAAAGGCAAGAAGAAGAAGTGGGACGTGGTGCTCGCCCTCGCGGGGGATGGAGGCACATACGACATAGGACTACAAGCCCTTTCGGGAGCCCTAGAAAGGGGACACAAGTTCGTCTACGTCTGCTATACGAACGACGCTTACATGAACACTGGAATACAGCGGTCCGGCGCCACTCCGAAGGCTGCGTGGACCACGACTAGCCCAGCTGGAAAAGTCATCCCTGGGAAAATGGAGTGGCAAAAAGACCTCATGAAGATAGTGGTAGCGCACGACATACCCTATGCTGCGACAGTAAGCCCCTCTTACCCCATGGACCTGCAGAGGAAAATGAAAAAGGCCATAAACGCCGACGGACCGGCATTCATCCTAGCCTTAACACCATGCCCCAGAGGTTGGAGAACGCCTCCCCACCTTACAATAGAGCTGGGACGGTTAGCCGTTCAAACATGCATGTTCCCCCTCTACGAGGTGGAAAATGGACAGTACAGGATCACGTTGAGGCCGAAGCGGAAGCTCCCAGTAGAATACTATCTCCGCCCGCAGGGGCGCTTCAGCCACCTGTTCACGCCGAAGATCAGGCGCGACATAATTGACGCCATACAGGCGCACACCGACAAAAAGTGGCAGGAATTACAAAAACTAGAACAACTAACACAGCAGTAA